The stretch of DNA TCATTGCACAATAacccaaaataaaaatgcatacaaTAAGTGTGGGCCCCCCATAATATGTATAACATTGCCCTTTGCTATCATAGCATATAGTCTATATATTTTAGATGAATGAATACCCATATATCACCCTATACACACATTTTTCAATCTATGTCATAAACTCATTCAACATGTATCTTTTGTAGTGTCCCTCCCCAGGGACCAGTGTGCCTCTCAAGTTACCTGTCatttggctctgggtgcaggaagGAACCACACAGAAAAGCTTCTATATTAAAGCAAAGTCTGTTAAAGTGATTCAGAAGACAGGGTGCATTATTATATCAGCCCATTTAACTCTCCCCAGAGACTGCTGTATTATGTCACCTTGGCAGTATTATACTAATCTGTGGGGGGGACACTACTGAAGACTTGTGATGAATAAGGGTTGGTCCTACCAACCagtgactttttattacatagataaaaaaaaacgtAGAGGGTGATAACCAATATCCAATATAACTAAATGACCTGCTGTGATGAAAGACTGGGCACACATAGTGGCTTTTTATTATATAGGGGGGGTTAAGGTATATTGGTATGGGGACAAACTGGAGACTGGGGGCAAAAATCTGTCACTTTAAGACAAGGGGTCTGTTATTTATGGAAGAAGCTTCAGTCAAAGGTTATTGCATAAAAAACTTTAATGCTTTATTGCTTGAAGTACCACTTTATGAAGGTTATACTggggaagggtggggggggggctttccAATGATGCTGGATACGACTAACATCTCCACAATGGCTGACCCCTTGTTTTCATCTGCCAGAACTGCTGGGCAACAACAATGTTCGAATGTCTTTCACGAATAtataggcatatttattaaaaggtaAAATTAGAGTTAACCAGTTTGCTAGTGGGGACTCCACAGCTATCTTGCCATATAGCATATTTGTGAAAGGTTGAAACCagtttacccattgataaatataccctaaagggtaactaaacctgcCTAGAGTCTTGCAAGACACTTGCTCTGATCCCGAGTGTATGGTATAGCTAGAAATCAAAccttaaggagaactaaagcctaaaagtgaatatggctagaaatgcagtattttatatactgaacccaTTGTACCAGGAAAGAGGTTCTGCTGTAGTCCCAGCAACCAATCACTTTGATTTTATTAGCCATTAGAACATAGGAACTTTGCGTGCCATAGCACTTAATGGCTAAACAGAAACAAAGCGTTGTCTTTAGCTCTGTGCAAAATGAAGACCTGGAAATCATGATGTATTAATACAGTTTCTAAAAACTGGGAAAACCAAAGTGcattcctgctctgctactgaTGAACTAGAAGTCCCAGCGTGCAGAGTTACAGTTCAACAGTAGCCTAGGAGCTAAAACCTGGAAAACTCTCATATAAAGTGTATAACAAACATATATAATGATAACTGTTCTGTGGCCCTCTCTGATGGATACCCTGGGCAGTACAGTCATGTGACAGCTAATGTATAGATTACTCTTATATAAAGGTGTGTTTATTAGAGTTTAACACTTTTACAGAATAATTGGAATTAAAAAGGTCTAGACATGAAAACATAGCACAGGTTTAATGGCATCATAAAGCCACAGGCAATCCAAAAGGCTTATTTTTTTTAGGGCATGATGGAACTGCTGATCCAGGTAGCTCTGTATTGTAGGGCTGGGGAGGTGGCACCTACCACTGCAGATCCCTGGTTACAGTAATGGAACCTTCCTGGGTGCCATATCAGGGGCCACAGGTATAGCACTAAGATTCCCCACTGGAATCAATAGGAAGCCACCCACTCAGAGCTTTTGGATGACTGTTAGTGAACAGCAGTGAGGGAGACACCACGGGTGCAACAGTGCTTATATTTTCCATAAACAACCACCCTTCTGGCCCACAGAGGCTTCTTCCATAGACATGTTTGGGAATTAAGGGCAGGTTATGTAAACAGGGTTTTTTTCATAATTAGCAGTAAGCTAGAGTCAGGCTTCTGGATCATGGGAAAAATCAGGGGTCCTTCTAATAAATGCTAGCTGCGGGGCTGCACTGTATGCATGATTTTTCTTTCCTATAATCTGGCtaccttaaagggacagttcacttTGAAATTAAGTGTTAGAATGGTAGAATtcttgcacaaaaaaacaaacaataacaagAGTATCAATAAAACTGAACCTTACTGTCAATCTGGTTGCCAGGTTCAGCGACCATGACAACCAGAAAGTATTTTCAGTTGCAGGAATAGGAAAgcttatatatattaaaggacatggaatGGGTAatacactgggggtgccaatatgagAGAATCCTTTGCTTAGAATAAGTGAACTTTCCACATAGAGACTCTTACATAGATATGGTTGTGGCCTATTAAATGTGACCAGTTGTCAGAAATACCAGAGTATTTTATCATTACAACAGAAAAATCATTTCCCCACATGACTGACTTGTGTTTTGGTCAAATGGCTCCCAGACACATGGAGTGTTCCTGCGTGTGAGATAGGTCAGTACTTATACACGGGCAGGCCAGTCTGAGTATTGGAAGCATATAATGGTAAGAACTGGTTGGTTTGTCTATTGGCCATCAGGCAGCCTCCCTTCATTTTGCCAAAAACTGACAGTCGACAGAGCGTCCATCCCCTTGGGGCTGTTAGTGCCCCTCTAGATGCAAAGTAGTTTGTAGTCCTGTAAAGAAAAGGTCTTTGTATTAGAGAGCAAATTACTGGCTTAACTCCGGTTCTATTGTGGGGGCCAGGCCTTGGGGTCATTTCTGCCACTTCAGTGACTCCTCAGCAATATACTTGAGCACCAGATAACATTTCcctcaatgggggggggggcagcaagcCAATAATTAGACCTTACAATAAGATGTGGAGTTCCAGCTCATTGTAATCTCCACAGTGTACAAATAGGGGATACAGTGCAGGTGTAGAACATATCCCTGCATCCTGGTGACCCACATTAAACAGCCTGGTCCCAATTCTCTAGGCCAGACCTAAGTTAGCTGCTTCTCCCTTAGTCCCTGTCCCTCAGGGCAGATATTTGTTCAGCAGGTGACAGTCTCCAAGGGTAAATACCCCCATCAATTTCCATTCTATTTGCCCCCCACCAGACTGCTCAGCATGAGTCTCTGCCAGTCTATAAAGCGGTGCTTGTTCCTGGGGCATCATTGTGTCCCTGAGGTGCCAGTTCCCACCCTGGGAGAGTTCCCTTGGGAGCCATCACTGGACTAGAGGCTGCCGGCTGCTGGGCAGGATGAGTTGGCTCCGGCTGCAGTTGCTGTCCCGCCTCATGCCCCCAGGGTACCCGGGTATAATGCCAGTAGGGAGCCCCTGGTAGAAGTCGGGGGATGTGACCCTGCGGAGCAGCCGGCCGCACTGAGAAGCCCCGCCCCTGCGCTGCTGCCCGTCCCAGGTGTGCGCCCCGAGCAAGGCCGAGCCCGGCACCTCCAGCAGCTCCTTCTCCGGGAGGGACTTCTGCCTCCATGCGGCGGggggctgctgctggggggcTACAGGGGCGCAGCTGGAGGAGCGATTCAGCACCGCCCGGGCAGGTCTCTCCTCTTCCTCCGCTTTCCTGAATGGCCGAGCGAAGCGCTCCAGCACCTGCCGGGAGAGAGGCTTGGGGCTCCGCCCGGCCCCGTCCCCTTCTTTCCCAGGTTTGGCCGCTTCCCGGCCGCTCAGCGCCATCTCACACTCCCGGTTACCGGACAGCCGAGCCGCTTCCAGCGCGGACACCCCGGCCCGGTTCCGGACATCCAGGCGGAGCCCGAAGCGCTTGTAGGAGCGGAGCAAGAAGTGCAGCTCGGGGCTGCGGCCACACGATGCCGCGTACATCAGCGCCCGGTTCCCCGCCCGGTCCGGGAGTTCGGGATCCGCGTTGTGTTGCACCAACAGCTTCACCGCATCCAGGTGTCCGAGCTCACAGGCCAGACTGAGCGCCGTGCGGCCCGCCTCGTCCTGCGCATTCACATCCGCGCCTTTATCCAGCAGCAGCCGCAGGAACCGGGTCCGGAGCTCGGCCTCCCGCAGGCACACGGCGAACATGAGCGGGGTCCGGCCCTGCTCCCCGGCCGGGGAATTCACGATCTTCCGATCCAACGCGTCCAGCACAAACCGCGCCAGGTGCACCTTGCCCCCATGCATGGCGTCCAGGAAGGTCCGTGTGCCCGAACTGCGCTTCAGGTCCCGGGGCCGGAGCATCATCTATGGGAAGCGTTACCGTGGGGAGAATGCTGCTGCCTGGGCGGTTATAGCGCTCCGGACACGGGTTCGCTCGGTCCCCAAGTTGGGTGAGTTCTTCGGCCTCTCCAGGCATCGCGCTTTATAACTTCTTGTCGCTATGGCAACAGGTACCGGTGATGCTGCAGCCTGGGGAGGGCAGATAGGGatgttaaaaaaagttgcaaagagtCTTCTCCCCTGCCGTTAGCGAGGAATGGTGCAGCCAAGGGAGCAGGGGGGGCGCCCTCACTTTGGGGCAAGGCTAGGAGGGGCTCATGGGTGACTGGAGTAGGAAAGGGGGGGTGTGCTAGATAATTTACCTCATGGGTGAATGGAGTagggggtgtgtgtgggggggttgtgTGTGGATGCTAGATATTTACCTATTCTTATCTAAATAAACAGGAGTATGTTGTTATATTGGTGCCATTTACTGGGAGATCAGTACATTctgggggtactgggggtacTACTGTAGGGGCCCAATCATTGCACACAGAGGGCCCTGACACTGTGCATCTGTATGGGTGTAACCTAGCTAACCCCTCTCAGCCATCATTGCACTTAATATAGGCAGGTAAGCAATGAAATTGTCTTT from Xenopus tropicalis strain Nigerian chromosome 8, UCB_Xtro_10.0, whole genome shotgun sequence encodes:
- the ankrd63 gene encoding ankyrin repeat domain-containing protein 63, with protein sequence MMLRPRDLKRSSGTRTFLDAMHGGKVHLARFVLDALDRKIVNSPAGEQGRTPLMFAVCLREAELRTRFLRLLLDKGADVNAQDEAGRTALSLACELGHLDAVKLLVQHNADPELPDRAGNRALMYAASCGRSPELHFLLRSYKRFGLRLDVRNRAGVSALEAARLSGNRECEMALSGREAAKPGKEGDGAGRSPKPLSRQVLERFARPFRKAEEEERPARAVLNRSSSCAPVAPQQQPPAAWRQKSLPEKELLEVPGSALLGAHTWDGQQRRGGASQCGRLLRRVTSPDFYQGLPTGIIPGYPGGMRRDSNCSRSQLILPSSRQPLVQ